From the genome of Azospira restricta, one region includes:
- a CDS encoding ABC transporter ATP-binding protein, translating into MNDARDLDSSPLLEVSDLSLGFAAGGRTLTAVSGLSLTVAAGETYALLGESGCGKSATALALMRLLPAAGRLLGGAVRLEGRDLLALPEAEMRGVRGGGMAMIFQEPATSLNPVLTVGRQIGEVLARHGNLAGDAARAKAEKLLAAVGIADPARRLDEYPFQLSGGMKQRVMIAIALAGNPRLLVADEPTTALDVTIQAQILDLLQDLQAEREMGMLLITHDLGVVARMAHRVGVMYAGELVEEAQAAAFFASPRHPYTEALFAALPDLSRRGARLATIPGQVPALSAMPAGCRFAARCPHAWERCRVESPGWSDAGDGQRVRCHLLAEADRRTSPPAAAAPGEAAASVLPAGAEPVLQVADLKVHFPIRRGILQRTVGHVRAVDGVSLTLTAGRTLALVGESGCGKTTVGKAVLQLLAPTAGSVRLDGREIAGLSRSALRPLRRRMQMVFQDPFASLNPRLTVGEIIAEGMQTLLATARRDTRAAVAALLAQVGLDAGAIDRYPHEFSGGQRQRIAIARALAVQPELLVCDEPTSALDVSVQAQILNLLGELQASLGLAYLFITHNFGVVEHLAHEVAVMYLGRIVERGTVEEVLRLPQHPYTKALLSAVPAPRPAASGTAGGSIIRLPGETPSPAKPPAGCHFHPRCAFATAECRERYPDERALSATRVVRCHLYR; encoded by the coding sequence ATGAACGACGCGCGTGACCTGGACTCGTCCCCGCTGCTTGAAGTCAGCGACCTGTCGCTCGGCTTCGCCGCCGGCGGCCGCACGCTGACCGCGGTGTCCGGCCTTTCCTTGACCGTCGCCGCCGGCGAGACCTATGCGTTGCTCGGCGAATCCGGCTGCGGCAAGTCGGCGACGGCGCTGGCGCTGATGCGCCTGCTGCCGGCGGCCGGCCGCCTGCTCGGCGGTGCGGTCCGGCTGGAAGGGCGCGATCTGCTGGCGCTGCCCGAGGCCGAGATGCGCGGCGTGCGCGGCGGCGGCATGGCGATGATCTTCCAGGAGCCGGCGACCAGCCTCAATCCGGTGCTCACCGTCGGCCGCCAGATCGGCGAAGTGCTGGCGCGGCACGGCAATCTCGCCGGCGACGCGGCGCGCGCCAAGGCCGAGAAGCTGCTCGCCGCGGTCGGCATCGCCGATCCGGCGCGGCGGCTCGACGAATATCCGTTCCAGCTCTCCGGCGGCATGAAGCAGCGGGTGATGATCGCCATCGCGCTCGCCGGCAACCCGCGCCTCCTGGTCGCCGACGAACCGACGACGGCGCTCGACGTCACCATCCAGGCGCAGATCCTCGACCTGTTGCAGGACCTGCAGGCCGAGCGCGAGATGGGCATGCTGCTGATCACGCACGACCTCGGCGTGGTCGCGCGCATGGCGCACCGCGTCGGCGTCATGTACGCCGGCGAGCTGGTCGAGGAGGCGCAGGCGGCGGCGTTCTTCGCATCGCCGCGCCATCCCTATACCGAGGCGCTGTTCGCCGCCTTGCCCGACCTCTCGCGGCGCGGCGCGCGGCTGGCGACGATTCCCGGCCAGGTGCCGGCGCTGTCGGCGATGCCGGCCGGCTGCCGCTTCGCTGCGCGCTGCCCGCATGCCTGGGAGCGCTGCCGTGTCGAATCGCCGGGCTGGTCCGATGCCGGCGACGGGCAACGCGTGCGCTGTCATCTGCTGGCGGAGGCGGACCGACGGACGTCGCCGCCGGCTGCCGCCGCCCCAGGCGAGGCCGCTGCCAGCGTGCTGCCGGCGGGTGCCGAACCGGTGTTGCAGGTCGCCGACCTCAAGGTGCATTTCCCGATCCGCCGCGGCATCCTGCAGCGCACCGTCGGCCACGTGCGCGCGGTCGACGGCGTCTCGCTGACGCTGACCGCCGGCCGCACGCTGGCGCTGGTCGGCGAATCCGGCTGCGGCAAGACGACGGTCGGGAAGGCGGTGCTGCAGCTGCTGGCGCCGACCGCCGGCAGCGTGCGCCTGGACGGACGCGAGATCGCCGGCCTGTCGCGGTCGGCGCTGCGACCGCTGCGCCGGCGCATGCAGATGGTCTTCCAGGATCCGTTCGCGTCGCTCAACCCCCGCCTCACCGTCGGCGAGATCATTGCCGAGGGCATGCAGACACTGCTGGCGACGGCACGCCGCGACACGCGGGCGGCGGTGGCGGCGTTGCTCGCGCAGGTCGGCCTCGACGCCGGCGCCATCGACCGCTACCCGCACGAGTTCTCCGGCGGCCAGCGCCAGCGCATCGCGATCGCCCGCGCGCTGGCGGTGCAGCCGGAACTGCTGGTCTGCGACGAACCGACCTCGGCGCTCGACGTCTCGGTGCAGGCGCAGATTCTCAACCTGCTCGGCGAGCTGCAGGCGTCGCTCGGGCTGGCCTACCTGTTCATCACGCACAACTTCGGCGTCGTCGAGCACCTCGCGCACGAGGTGGCGGTGATGTATCTCGGCCGCATCGTCGAGCGCGGCACGGTCGAGGAAGTGCTGCGCCTGCCGCAGCATCCCTACACGAAGGCGCTGCTTTCGGCGGTGCCGGCGCCGCGGCCGGCGGCGAGCGGAACGGCGGGCGGCAGCATCATCCGCCTGCCGGGGGAAACGCCGTCGCCGGCGAAGCCGCCGGCGGGCTGCCACTTCCACCCGCGCTGCGCCTTCGCCACGGCGGAATGCCGCGAACGCTATCCGGACGAGCGCGCGCTGTCGGCGACGCGCGTCGTCCGTTGCCACCTCTAC
- a CDS encoding ABC transporter permease, whose product MSIQPVLLWSDLFIWLLVAAGVAGAWWSARQPLLAAAWARVGRSRPGMAAATLLAVFALVGLLDSLHYRPQLPAKEGEKPAYAIEVLSALDALLAPLRTRVEKTYSAPLATRAYAKEMLDIRQPDGSVVKQRDYPRLRHGGASLGDDEGRAGADIAGRALSALAVAALAWLALCAGAARRVAAGDGVAFDTAWRRLWRGDTAFAWNAVLATLGVVLAVAAMLAGLAAEYHVFGTDKVGQDVLYQVLKSVRTALVIGLVTTLVTLPLAVFLGIVAGYFRGWLDDLIQYLYTTLNSIPGVLLIAAAVLMMQVLIDTHPQWFATAAERADLRLLALCFILGLTSWTGLARLLRGEALKLRELEYVQAAQAFGVSDLRILGRHLLPNLMHIVIIALVMDFSGLVLAEAVLSYVGIGVDPTMISFGTMINNARMELGREPVVWWSLTAAFTFMFVLVLAANLLADAVRDAFDPRLA is encoded by the coding sequence ATGAGCATCCAGCCCGTCCTCCTCTGGTCCGACCTCTTCATCTGGCTGCTCGTCGCCGCCGGTGTCGCCGGCGCCTGGTGGTCGGCGCGGCAGCCGCTGCTGGCAGCGGCCTGGGCGCGCGTCGGCCGCAGCCGGCCGGGGATGGCGGCGGCGACGCTGCTGGCAGTGTTCGCGCTGGTCGGCCTGCTCGACTCGCTGCACTACCGTCCGCAGCTGCCGGCGAAGGAGGGTGAAAAGCCGGCCTACGCGATCGAGGTGCTGTCGGCGCTCGACGCGCTGCTGGCGCCCTTGCGCACGCGCGTCGAGAAGACCTATTCGGCGCCGCTGGCGACGCGCGCCTACGCCAAGGAAATGCTGGATATCCGGCAGCCCGACGGCAGCGTCGTCAAGCAGCGCGACTACCCGCGGCTGCGTCACGGCGGCGCTTCGCTCGGCGACGACGAGGGCCGTGCCGGTGCCGACATCGCCGGCCGTGCGCTTTCCGCGCTGGCGGTCGCCGCGCTGGCCTGGCTGGCGTTGTGTGCAGGGGCGGCGCGGCGCGTCGCCGCCGGCGACGGCGTCGCCTTCGACACAGCCTGGCGCCGGCTGTGGCGCGGCGACACCGCCTTCGCCTGGAATGCGGTGCTGGCGACGCTCGGCGTCGTCCTCGCCGTTGCCGCCATGCTTGCCGGGCTGGCTGCCGAGTACCACGTCTTCGGCACCGACAAGGTCGGCCAGGACGTGCTCTACCAGGTGCTGAAGAGCGTGCGCACGGCGCTCGTCATCGGCCTGGTGACGACGCTGGTGACGCTGCCGCTGGCGGTCTTCCTCGGCATCGTCGCCGGCTACTTCCGCGGCTGGCTCGACGACCTGATCCAGTACCTGTACACCACGCTCAACTCGATTCCCGGCGTACTGCTGATCGCCGCCGCGGTGCTGATGATGCAGGTGCTGATCGACACCCATCCGCAATGGTTCGCCACTGCCGCCGAGCGTGCCGACCTGCGCCTGCTGGCGCTGTGCTTCATCCTCGGCCTGACCAGCTGGACCGGGCTGGCGCGCCTGCTGCGCGGCGAGGCGCTGAAGCTGCGCGAGCTGGAATACGTGCAGGCGGCGCAGGCCTTCGGCGTCTCCGACCTGCGCATCCTCGGCCGCCACCTGCTGCCGAACCTGATGCACATCGTCATCATCGCGCTGGTGATGGACTTCTCCGGGCTGGTGCTGGCCGAGGCGGTGCTCTCCTACGTCGGCATCGGCGTCGACCCGACGATGATCAGCTTCGGCACGATGATCAACAACGCCCGCATGGAGCTCGGCCGCGAGCCGGTCGTCTGGTGGTCGCTGACCGCGGCCTTCACCTTCATGTTCGTGCTCGTGCTCGCCGCCAATCTGCTCGCCGATGCGGTGCGCGACGCCTTCGACCCGAGGTTGGCGTGA